The genomic interval TTATATTACAGTTTCATATTTTTAAcatgatttttttgtttgttttggatttGGTTGTGTTGCGCCAGGTTGAGTTACACAGAAATGAGTTTCGCCTCTTATTTGCTCGCTCTGCAGCTGTAGGAGCACTGGATCTTGCTGGAAGACCTTGAATGACTTTATTTCCCGCTGCATCGCCGGTATGTATTGCGCCAGTGCTAGTTCCAGCTCAGCATCCGCAGCATTCAGACCGGCCATTACGATGATAACGGAAACAGTTATCTGTTCTGCGCACGTTGCACACGACGCACTGGCACAGGCACAACTTctctttaggctactgtatttgtTAATTTAGGAGACGCTTTATCTCTATCAATAAAACTATTAAATGATGTTTAACTGTGAGTAGTTTTGTTTATGCTTCAGAAAATCATACCCTAACTGAAGATTGGTAACGTTTATGAAGGGGCAGAGAAAGCTATCCTAACCTAAAGAAATGTTTTCTGCAGATTCTCAAGTAGTAGCCTAACCAAAAGACCGTAAAGGGACATccctgtaggcctattgtatacagtatgtctgtatgcAATGATGTATAATATCATTGCCCGTGGATGTTAATCTTAAAATGTAACTCATCTAATTTATCTTGTCAACTTGGATTGTTGATATTATGTTTATATTGTAATGAAGGCTATGTAAAGCGTGTCGTTGCTCTTGTACATGGAAATGCACTAGCCTATATAAAAAATAACGCTAACTTCACTTGAACTTGAGAGTTGAGTTTCGAGGCACACTGATGCGCACAAAGCCTGTAGCTGATTGTCATCAGAAGTAGCAGGCTatatgtagcctatactgtcaTCCGCCTTCACTGACTCTGGTTTCTTTGCGCTTATTGGAGTCGTTTTGAACTACAtagctctctcttttttgttttgaacaaaaacacatgtATCACACTTCACATTTCCGTATTGCGAAtggcattgcattggtgtcaggacagaaagaaaataaataaaaaataatcataAAAAAATGCCATCATGCTACGATAAAACGTTTATTGTAAGAATATTTCTTAATGTTTTTCATGTATTGCCTAATTGTTGGCAATGCAAGCccaagcaatgcactgataggCTCTGAACAACGGGGGTTCCATGCGCGTCAGaaccgttttacaacctcgaccgtgcattcatTTCTGTTAATCGAACGCTGTCGTCCTTTATCCCTTACACTTACGTGAATGTGAGGTATGATATCACCTTTCCAGCTTTGTGACGTAGATTAGGCCTAACGTGGTGAGGTGTTCTCTCGATACACAAAGTGTTCACAACAAAACGTCTTCTGCAGTGTTACTCAAGTGCATGCATTTTAGCTCTTTGTTAATAAGTGATGGCGAATGCTTCAGGAAGTTTTAACGGGGGACCTCCAGACCTTGGGGTAGGTCACCATTATGAGAATGGAAACTTGAAAAATGTGAAATTGTCTCTATTCCTACTGATCATAAACGTCTAGATTCCTAGGATAAAAATATTGGATAGGTTCAACTGCTCTGACCAAATGTAATGGCCCTGAATCTACAGCCTTGGTAAAGTAATAGTAATTTCACACAATGAGACAATGATGACTGCTTCTTTTTTTCCTAGGAGGTTGTGCATCGACATTTTAACGGGACTCTAGATGTGGACATCTGTACTATCTGTGTCCTATGTTTCACCTGGTGGTTTTCTGCTGAGTAAGTCATCTGTACAATGATAGTCAGTCCTTGAAATCACTCATTTATCTGTCACTATCAGTGTCCAAAAGTGTTATGTGTGTTAAGCTTATTCTCTTTTTATTTCAGGGAATTGCAGATGATCAGAAGAGCTTTCATTGTTGAAGTATGTCGGTTTCTATGTTTGTCTTTTAATGTATGCTTTAAGTGACTTTTTTTATTGCTTCTTGTAATGTTTGCAAATTTGAGGGAAGAACATCTTCAAATGCTTTAGTTCTACCAAAATCTTGTACACATATCTCAATTCTACATTCTGCATGTGCACATGCCCAAAtgtccagtatgtgtgtgtcaaataATCTATGATTTTTATGATCTGGCTCTAGTTCACTGAAGAGGACTTGAACTGGGTCATGGAGAAGATCATTAGATATGTATCTTTCCTCGCGCTGGACATCCTGACACCTGCCCTGATGGTGTGCAGGGAGATGGAGAATAAAGCCACCCAGAGAGAGTCTGCTGCTCTCTGCCTCCCTGTAGTGCTGGTGCAGGCTGCAGCTGGCAGTGGGGACGTCCTCAAAGATGCCCAAGATGCAGGAGAAGCAGGAACCAATGTCAGGTGCAGGCTTATCGTCAACAATGTGGAGAGCCGCCCCATGCCTGATGTCGACAATCTTGCTGACCTGAGCAGATTTTTCTCCCAATTGCTCAGACAGTCAGAAGACAGACAAATCAGTGGCAAAGTGGGCAAATGTGTTGTCGACATCACAACCATGCTCCTGGAGACATTGGTGCCTGGGTATGCCCCTTGGATCAGAGGGTTTTATGGAGGATGCCAGGATGTCAGTGAGTTTCTCAGACGCCACAGGCATCTACCTGCCATGACAGCAACCTTCTCATCCCCGATAGAGACCACCTCAGAGATGCTCACTGACATGAGGAGGTGCATCTTGTACCAGCAAACCACCGGCAGCAGGACCCAGAGATACATTCAGTTTGAGGACTTCATCAGATTTATCTTCAAGCACTTCATCTCGGAGTCTATCAGAACGCTGCTGGAGAGATTGATGAATGCGCCGAATGGTGTGCAGCTATTTCATACCTCTGTGGCAGGGATGGAAGCGGCAGAGATGCCGCTCTTTCCACAGGTTTGCCAAAGTCCCCACAGCCCACAGCACAGCCTACACATCAGATTATTTCATCATGAGAAACTAATTCTGTTTATATTCATTACGAAAATTCATAAACCAAGCGATACAACACAGTTTTAAAAGATCTTCCACTTCCACTATATTCCACTGTCCATTTAATCTTAACTATTGCCACAGTTGTTTAtgccagagagagacacagtcaGGAAGCAGCTCATCGGCGCCATCTCAAAAGATGTGACATCTTTTCTCTCTGAAGCTACAGACATGACATCCAGAAAGAGAGGTGTTATTTGGACTGTTTGTTGTCTTCATGATTATACAATCATGTTATTCTGTAAATCCATATGTTTGTTTTCAATGACATCAAAGAACATTacattaaaatgaataaatTGAATTAAAGTGATAGctttacaaaaaatacaaatattagtaatagattaaataataataaagaataaataataataatgaaataaacacaatAATGCGCATTAGAATTAATTAGAGAAGTTAAACAGATGAGTCTTTGGAGATGCTTTTTGAAGATCCCAAAAGTATTGCGAGAACAAACAGCGATGTAGCTAacagaggagttacatgtgacTTCTTTAGTTGATTTGATTGAAAGACAAGACGTGCCTAGAGGTAAATTCTTGCCAATGTAGAttatttttctgtaatttaaatttaaatattaGCCAGTATGCATTGTAGTCTTGTTTGTGCTGTCTGTAATTTATGTTTTATACTGAATATCAGTTGGTTATGCTAACATTTGCGTTGTCTGCTCTTACAGCCTTATCACAGTCCATGCACACTGAAACAGAAGGGCAGAACATACACACTAACGGTGAGActgagacagacaaagacatgtcagtctcctctcctcatctgccTGAGAACAGCGTCGAGTCTCAAGAGTCTGATGGACATACTGCTCTGGTGGACAGAGGAGTCACTGGAACAGTGGACGCCTCTAGCATCAGTGACAGCACCTGCAGCATCAGCACCATTAGCAGCAGaaccagcagctgcagcagtatAAGCAGTGATACAAGCTCCAATGAGGTAAATTCGTAGGTCATTCACCTTTGAGAAATAAAAGTAAACCTGGTGGTGTACTGTAGGTCTGGCTGTTTCTTAGTTAGCTATGTGTGCCAGTGAGTCAGTCTTGACAATTGTAGATTATTGCTTGATACATTTCTCCTTAAGGTTCTGGACATGTGTGTTCAGTAGTGCTCATTCTATTTACAGTAGTTGGGTAGACATACGGCATAGAAAACACTTTTGCTTGGCACAATAAATAGGAAGgtctttttgtcttgaattaaACTTGTGTCATgtgtagtgatggggacgagaccacCTATGCCAagtccgagacaagaccgagtctttgaag from Alosa sapidissima isolate fAloSap1 chromosome 3, fAloSap1.pri, whole genome shotgun sequence carries:
- the LOC121706236 gene encoding uncharacterized protein LOC121706236, whose translation is MANASGSFNGGPPDLGEVVHRHFNGTLDVDICTICVLCFTWWFSAEELQMIRRAFIVEFTEEDLNWVMEKIIRYVSFLALDILTPALMVCREMENKATQRESAALCLPVVLVQAAAGSGDVLKDAQDAGEAGTNVRCRLIVNNVESRPMPDVDNLADLSRFFSQLLRQSEDRQISGKVGKCVVDITTMLLETLVPGYAPWIRGFYGGCQDVSEFLRRHRHLPAMTATFSSPIETTSEMLTDMRRCILYQQTTGSRTQRYIQFEDFIRFIFKHFISESIRTLLERLMNAPNGVQLFHTSVAGMEAAEMPLFPQLFMPERDTVRKQLIGAISKDVTSFLSEATDMTSRKRALSQSMHTETEGQNIHTNGETETDKDMSVSSPHLPENSVESQESDGHTALVDRGVTGTVDASSISDSTCSISTISSRTSSCSSISSDTSSNEDSADVKSTKGGTKQRRKRSFTIHWRVKRSVAPAPVVEEPSVATEKTRRPSLKSHLASAFSRLCCCCCKGQE